The segment GCCACCCACGCCCGCACCTGCCGGTTGAGATCGGCCAGGTCGGTGAACTGCACAGCGGGCCAGAAGTGCCTCTTGAGATAGCCGATGGCTCGCTCCACCCGGCCCTTGGTCTGGGCCCGATACGGCCGGCACACCCGAGGGGCAAACCCGGCAAGCAACGCAAAGTCAAGCATCCTTGGGTCTTGGGTGGTAATCCACCTCCGCACCATGGCGGCGAAGGACGACGGTCTTCATGTTGTCGTAGAGGATCTCCTTCGGGACACCCCCCAAGGCCGTGAAGGCGTGGAGGTGACATCGTAAGAGGGTGCTCAGGTCCTGCTGTTCCCCAAACTCCACGTACATCGCCCGCGAGTAACTGAGGACCATGACAAACCCGTAAACCTTCCGCCGTCGTCCCTGGAGGTCGGTGTAGGCGAACTCCCCCCAGTCGACCTGCGCCTGGGTCCCCGGCGGGAGCTCGAAGCGCACCACGGCGCGTGGGACCCGGGGCGGGCGATGGGGCCGAAGGAACTCCTTGAGAATCGTCTTTCCGCCGGTATAACCCTGGGCCCGGAGCTCCTGCAGGAGACGATTGGCATTGAAAACCCCTTGGGCCATTCGTTGCTCGAGGTACGGCTTAAACGGATCCAACTTCGACGCCTTGGGCGGCCGCGGCTTGTACCGGGGTGGCGCAGGTTGGCGCAGGTACTTCCGCACCGTATTCCGGGACAACCCCGTACGGCGGGCAATTTCCCGAACGGACAGGCCTTCAGCCTTCAGCCGCAGAATATCCATCAACGACCCACCTTTCGGCATGAACCGGCCTCCATTCCTGGGAAGGGAATGGGACTCGGTTCGGCGGGGTGGGTCAAAATTCATCCGACCCTACTGGGTCATTTTTGCACCGGCCGTGACACCGCCTGGCGAATGATGCTCACGGGCGAGCCTTATCGTGGTGAGAGGCCTTTGGCCACCCAGCGCAAGCTCCGGATGATCCGCCGTCGAGCTTCCCAGGCCCGCGATGGGGAAGCGATCATCGCCACGGAGCTAGGCTTTCCGTACGCTGTTGCCCCGGAGGGCCATCCGGATGAAAACTCCACGCCAGAGGAATGGAGGCAAACACCCGTTCCGGCTTGACGTCCAACAGGAGTGTGTTCGAAGTCAAGCCCCCAGCGATCAAGCCACTCTTCGCCGACGGTGGCGATCCTCGAGGCTGTCCGGCCAAAGGGCCTCGGCGACCGCGTCCCAGTCGGTCACGGCTTGGGCGACCTCAACCAGACGCCGTTGCTTTTGGGCGACAAGCGTGGGCTTCGCGGCTCGGTAGGGCTGGCCTGTAAGAAGCATGCGCCAGGCGACGATGAGGAGCTTCCGAGCCAAGGCCACGACCGCCTTATGATGCCCGATTTGCTGCTGCTTTCGGTGGAAGAACTCACCGAAGGGGCCCTGATCGTGACGCGCCACCGCGTGAGCGGCCTCGACCAGCGCGGTGCGCAACAGCTTGCTTCCGTTCCGGCTGATCCGCCCCCGGTGGTCCTGCTCACCCGATTGGTGGACCGATGCGTCCAGGCCGGCGTACCGCGTCACCTGCTTGGCCGTACGAAAGCGGGTTGGATCCCCGAGGTACGCCCAGATCGTGACCGCGGTGATGAGCCCCACCCCGGTGATCGTCAGCAAGAGCTGAACGCCCGGCTGGTCGGCCACCTGCCGCGCAATCTCCGCCTCCACGGCGTGAAGATCGGCGTCCACCGCCTCCAGCTGCCGGATCGCGCTCAGGAGGATGACGCGTTCGGCCTGCGGCAGCCGGTTCACCTCGTCCCGATCCAGCCACTGCCGCGGGTCGACCTTCCAGGGGATGGGGAGCCCGTGGCGCTGGAGGACCGACTTGGCCTGCGTCCGATACCGCCGCCGGTTCCGGACCAACCGGTCCCGGTATTGCAAAAGGTACCGAACCTCGCGCACCGCCGGCGGTGGCACCCACACGGCCGGCATCATCCCCAGGGCCAGCGTCTTGGCGCGGCGTTCGGCATCCTTGCGATCCGTGTGCCGGCCCGGCCCCAAGCGCTTGAGCTCCAGGGGGTTGGTCAGCAGGACCTTGCCGGCATGGGGCGAAAGCAGGTCGTGTACGGCAAAGGCATTTCCGGTGACCTCCAGGGCCACCTCGTCATCGGCATGCAGTTGCTGGACGAAGGTCGCCCACCCGGCTTCGGTATTGGGGAACCGGAAATGCCTTCCCTTATGTTGGTCGACCTGCCATTCGTAGCCGTGGACGTACCGTTTATGGAGGTCGAGCCCGAAATACCGTGGCACGGCGTTGTTCCCCCTCTCACGGGCTCTGGGGGCGCAGACGGCGATCGCAGCGCACTCACCTGTCCGGGCTATCGGCCAGAGCCGCGCCCATGTAGGCGGTTCGCAGGAGGGGGCCGACCAGACAAAATTCCGAGCTCAAGGCCCACGACCCACCGCGGCCGCCCTCCTGCCTGCGCCCGCCAAGGGGCCGCCTACGGATCTGCACCCACCCTTACCGAGGCGGCCACGCTTGTCCTGCCGCCCGCTGGGGGCTTGCACTTCGATCATGCCGACAAAATTCAACCGGCCTTGACATTCGCGCTGGGTGTATCGGTGACGGTGGCGGAGCTGGTCACCGCGACCGTACCTCGGAACCATTGGACTCATGACGCGCGCCGAGCTACCGGTGACCCAGTGGTTGCCGATCCTCCTCCTTTACAACGTGATGTTCGTGATGCCGCCCATCACGCTGATGCTGGCCTATCGCGCGACGGATCGGCATCTGAAGCCGTACTACGAGCGGCTCGGCCGGTGGATCTCACTCAACGCTCGTGAGGGCCTAAGCTGGATGCTCGGGGCGGTCGGTTTCCTCATGATGGTGGATGCCGCGGTGTACTTCGAGTTCTTCGGTCTCATCGACTTCTTTGGTCTCATCGACATCCCGCAGTTCCCGCCGAACGGGGCACGCTGACAAGCCGTTGTGTCAGTGCCGCGAACAGCGGCGCATTCAGCCAACGAGGCAGGTGCCACGTCTACCCCGCCCCGCCGCGCCTTCCTACTACGGGGGGATGACGGCGTTCTTCCCGAGCCGTCACGAGTCCCACCGTTAGATGCGGTCACGGGCCCGTGCGCTCAGCGGATTAGGGGTTGGTGCCAGATGCCATCGGGGGCGCAACCACGTGCACTGTGTTCCGGCCCTTGTGATTGAAGTTCGAAAGGATCTCGTCCGTCCAGAGCGAACCAATGGGGACCTAAGAGTGTGATCGAAACGAGCTGCTACTCACGGACGGCCGAGGGAGGGAGTTGAACGAAATTGGAACTGAAGGACCTCCTGGCTCCCCAGCTGGTCCGTCTGGGGGTCCGGGCCGGCGACTGGCGGCAGGCCGTCATGGAAGCGGGGCGTCTGCTGGTCGCCGGGGGCATCGCGATGCCCCGATACGTCGAGGCCATGATCCGGACCGTCGAGAGCCTGGGGCCGTACATGGTGATCGCTCCGGGCATCGCCATGCCCCATGCCCGGCCGGAGGACGGGGTGTCCCGCACCGGGCTGGCGTTCGTCCGGCTCGACGTTCCGGTCGCGTTCGGTCATGGTGCCAACGATCCGGTGGACCTGGTGATCCCCTTGGCCGCCGTGGACCACGACGCCCACGTCATGGCCATGGCCCAGCTTGCGGAACAGCTTGCGAAGGCGGAGACGCTGCGCCGGGTACGGGAGGCCAAGACGCCTGACGAAGCCTGGCGAGCGTTGACGGGTGTCGAGGACCGCACGGAGAGGGTGTGAGACGAGACTACATCGGTAATGTGCATGCTTCGAGGGTGTATAACTAAACTATTACTACGTTGTACTACGTTGATGCATAACCGCTCCAATCGAAATAATCGTTATGGATCCTGTAGTGGCGAAACGGGCATACATTAGGTGTTGCAGGGGGAATGTAAGTGCGCGTTCTGACCGTTTGCGGCATGGGCCTTGGCAGCAGCTTGATCTTGCGGATTCACGTGGAGTCCGTCCTTAAAGAACTTGGTATCCAAGCTTCGGTGGAGGTTTCCGACATCACATCTGCCAGGTCAACACCAGCGGATCTAATAGTGACGTCTAGCCAGCTCGCAGAGGTCTTGCGCCGAGATGACGTACCTATTGTCACGGTCATGAACTACCTCGATCGTGAGGAAATCCGGTCGAAGATCCAAGCGGTTGTGGGGAAGGATGGGTGATCCATGGCGATTCTCGGCCAGTTCGTCAAGGACGTGCTGAGTCAACCCGCCGTCCTCGTGGGCCTAATAGCACTCGTGGGGTTGACCGTGCAACGCAAGCCGGTAGGTGACATCATCACTGGGACGGCCAAGGCCGTCCTCGGCTTTGTTATCTTGGGTGCCGGTGCCAACACACTAGTGAGTAGTCTCGATAAACTCTCTCCTCTACTTGAGGCCGGGTTCGGCGTTCGTGGGGTCGTACCCAATAATGAAGCCATTGTCGCTATTGCCCAGAGTACGCTAGGCAGTGAAACCGCCCTGATCATGGTTTTCGGCCTCATTGCGAACCTGATCATAGCACGACTTACGCCGCTCAAGTATGTGTTTCTGACCGGGCATCACACTTTCTTCATGGCTGCTTTGCTGTCTGCTGTTCTCGGTACCGTCGGTTTGAAGGGTGCCGCGCTCGTCCTGGTGGGTTCGTTCGTGCTGGGGGTTCTCATGGTCGTGATGCCTGCCATGGCCGATGCATACATGTCGCGCGTGACCGGTGGCCAGGCCATTGCCCTGGGGCACTTCGGCACCCTAGGTTATTGGTTAGCAGGCTTCATTGGGTCAAGGGTGGGTAGGGCAGAAGACTCGATCGAGCAGTACCGCCTTCCGTCTTCACTGTCCTTCTTCCGTGATTCCCTAGTGGCCACTGCAGTCGTCATGCTGGCCGTTTTCGTCATAGCGGTTTTGGCCGCGGGGAATAAGGCAGTGGAACTTGCGGGCGACCAGAGTGTCTGGGCATTCGCTTTGATGCAGGCCCTCACCTTTACTGCTGGTGTAGCTATCATACTGCAGGGCGTTCGTCTCATTATCTCCGAAATCGTTCCTGCCTTTCAAGGGATTTCGGCACGTATCGTTCCGGAAGCTCGTCCGGCCCTAGACTGCCCCGTCACCTTTCCCTATGCTCCTACCGCGGTACTGGTCGGGTTCATTGCAAGCTTCGTTGGAGGCATCTTGGCCATGCTCGGATTGGCGGCCATCGGGCTCCCCGTCATCGTGCCCGGTCTCGTGCCACACTTTTTCGTTGGTGGTACCGCCGGCGTATTCGGCAATGCAACCGGAGGACGTTGGGGATGTGTCGTGGGCGCCTTTGCCAACGGAATCTTGATCACCGTGGGAGCCGCTCTGTTGCTGCCGACATTGGGTGACTTGGGGTTCGCCAACACCACGTTCGGAGACTCCGACTTTCAGTGGGTAGGGATCCTGATAGGGGGCGCGGGAAAGGTGTTCGGGCATTCACCTGGAACCCTTGCTGGGGCTGTGATCGTTTTCTTCGGTCTTCTACTTGGCTTGAGTGCTGTCGTCAAGCGGCGACGAGGCGCCGTGAGCTCGACCGGCATGGCCGGCTAAACAAAAGGATTTGTTGGGCGACAGCTCTTGGGAGTCGTCGCGGTTTCGTGGATGGGTTGAGATTTACACGACGACCCCTTCCCGTGGCTAAACATTTCGTTCCCGGATCCAACGCTCTCGTAACTCGTACGGCGACTCGTAACTCGTAACTGGTAAGGCGAAGATTGTCCTTCGCCCGACGGAGGGTACTCCCCCGCCCATTGCGGCACACCGACCGGGATCCTGGACAGTCTCGGGACCCGTTCTTCTCCCACGTCGGTTTCGTGGTGGAAGGGGGCATTGTGAACTTCCGACCGTGCCCGTCTCTGCCTGACACGTCACGTGAGTACCACTTCCTTACCTAATTGCCGAAGACAGGCGACGGCATCGGCGGGCGCGAGCTGGTCGGTGATGACGGTATGCACCTCCTCGATGCTGCTGATCCGGGAGAGAGAGACTCTGCCGAACTTGGTGTGGTCGGCGACGACGATCACCTTGCGCGCCCGGCGCAGCATGGTGCGGTTGACCACAGCCTCGTCCAGGTTCGGCGTGGTGATGCCATGCTCGACGCTGATGCCGTCCACTCCGAGAAACGCCTTGTCCACAAACAGATCGGCCAGGTTTTGCAGGGCCAGGGGCCCTACCAGGGCCAGCGAACGGTTTCTCAATTGCCCGCCCACGATCAGCATGCGAATGTCCGGATTGCCGGCCAGCGTGCGGATGACCGGGAGGGAATTGGTCACTACGGTGATTTCCCGGCGAGTGGTAAGCAGGCGCGCGATGGCCGCCGTCGTCGACCCAGCATTGAGGGCGATCACGTCGCCGTCGTTGATCATGCTGACGGCAGCGGCCGCAATCCTCTGCTTCTCTTCGGCCTGGCGCCCTTCCTTGGCCGTGAGTGCCGGTTCCTCCAGGAGATCACCGATGGCGATGGCTCCGCCTCGAGTCCTGGTCAGAAGGCCCTGTTCTTCCAGTTGTGCCAGGTACCTGCGCACGGTCACAGCTGACACACCGAGGGAGGCGCTGAGCTCCGCCACCGTGGCGAAGCGAACGCGTCGCACGTGCTCCAGGATCGCCTGGCTCTTGCTGCTGGTGGGCATGACGCTCCGATCCTCCTGGCGGTCTCGTCCTCGACTCTATCATGTTTCGTTACCAATCGGACCCCGCCGCATCGTCCAGTACAGCTGATGGCTACGCACTGGAGCGGAAGTGTCGCGAACTCGTAAAGAATCCGCTCCCAGTAGCCTTCGGTTTTGTTCAAGGTGTCCGCATATCCTGCTAACACATGAAAGGATATGATCGATTCCGAAAGGAATCGGCTCCCCTTACGTCGAATGCCATGCCAGCGTGCCGGGCAAGCCGGGCAAGACCGTCGCCCTGGCCTGGCAGTCCCCAGCCCAGGAGCTGCATCGGAACGAGGAGGTTGGCCTGGTGCCAGGGATGCCCGTGGACCTCGATGATCTCGACGCTCTCAGACGGCTGGATCGAGCAGGTGCCCTTTCCTTGGTGGATGACTATACGCGACAGTTCCGGGAGGCGTGGGGCCGAGTGGAGCAGGCGGACCTGGCAGGCATCCCTATGCCGGACCACGTACTCATTCTCGGTACCGGCGGCGGGTCCGCCACTGCGGCGACCCTGCTGCGAACCTATCTTTACGATCGCTCCGAGGTGCCTATCGAGATCTGCCAAGCCTACCAACCGCCTGCATACCTACGGCGCACCACCCTCGTTGTGGCCGTGAGCTACTCAGGCAATACCCAGGAGACGCTGCAGGCCTACGAACAGGCCGCCGCATCCGGTGTTTCGGCCGTCGTCATCACCGCCGGTGGCGAGCTGGCGGCGCGTGCGCGGAGCTATGGCCACCCGGTGATCCATGTGCCGGGGGGTACGCCGCCCCGCATGGCCATCGGTTACCTTTTTATGGCCCTTCTCGGGGTTTTTCATAAGTTGGGGTTGGCGGGCAACACAGGTGTCGAGCTTGCGGAGCAGCTGGGAGAGCTCTACGCGGTTCTCGCCGAAGGGGCTCGCCGGTGGGGGACGGCCATGCCGGTTACGGATAACGAGGCAAAGCAGCTCGCCCTCGCGTTGCGCGGTCACATTCCCGTCGTCTACGGCTTGAATCCGAATACAGGTGCTGTTGCGGAGCGGTGGAAGCGGCAATTCGGTGAGAACGCTAAGGTCATGGCTTTCGCCAACCTGCTTCCAGACGCCCATCACGACGAGGCCGTCGGGTGGGAGATGGAGCGGGAGTTGTTTGGTCGCTTCTTCTTCATTCTTTTGACCGATGACCAGGCGCCCCGAGTGTTGCAACAGCGTGTCGCCGCTACCGTCGAGGTGCTGCGGGAGCGCGCGGGAGGGGTTCGGGTCGTACAGGCCCGTGGCAGGGGACGGCTGGCCCGGTTG is part of the Thermaerobacter subterraneus DSM 13965 genome and harbors:
- a CDS encoding PTS ascorbate transporter subunit IIC produces the protein MAILGQFVKDVLSQPAVLVGLIALVGLTVQRKPVGDIITGTAKAVLGFVILGAGANTLVSSLDKLSPLLEAGFGVRGVVPNNEAIVAIAQSTLGSETALIMVFGLIANLIIARLTPLKYVFLTGHHTFFMAALLSAVLGTVGLKGAALVLVGSFVLGVLMVVMPAMADAYMSRVTGGQAIALGHFGTLGYWLAGFIGSRVGRAEDSIEQYRLPSSLSFFRDSLVATAVVMLAVFVIAVLAAGNKAVELAGDQSVWAFALMQALTFTAGVAIILQGVRLIISEIVPAFQGISARIVPEARPALDCPVTFPYAPTAVLVGFIASFVGGILAMLGLAAIGLPVIVPGLVPHFFVGGTAGVFGNATGGRWGCVVGAFANGILITVGAALLLPTLGDLGFANTTFGDSDFQWVGILIGGAGKVFGHSPGTLAGAVIVFFGLLLGLSAVVKRRRGAVSSTGMAG
- a CDS encoding DeoR/GlpR family DNA-binding transcription regulator, whose amino-acid sequence is MPTSSKSQAILEHVRRVRFATVAELSASLGVSAVTVRRYLAQLEEQGLLTRTRGGAIAIGDLLEEPALTAKEGRQAEEKQRIAAAAVSMINDGDVIALNAGSTTAAIARLLTTRREITVVTNSLPVIRTLAGNPDIRMLIVGGQLRNRSLALVGPLALQNLADLFVDKAFLGVDGISVEHGITTPNLDEAVVNRTMLRRARKVIVVADHTKFGRVSLSRISSIEEVHTVITDQLAPADAVACLRQLGKEVVLT
- a CDS encoding PTS sugar transporter subunit IIB, yielding MRVLTVCGMGLGSSLILRIHVESVLKELGIQASVEVSDITSARSTPADLIVTSSQLAEVLRRDDVPIVTVMNYLDREEIRSKIQAVVGKDG
- the istA gene encoding IS21 family transposase translates to MNFDPPRRTESHSLPRNGGRFMPKGGSLMDILRLKAEGLSVREIARRTGLSRNTVRKYLRQPAPPRYKPRPPKASKLDPFKPYLEQRMAQGVFNANRLLQELRAQGYTGGKTILKEFLRPHRPPRVPRAVVRFELPPGTQAQVDWGEFAYTDLQGRRRKVYGFVMVLSYSRAMYVEFGEQQDLSTLLRCHLHAFTALGGVPKEILYDNMKTVVLRRHGAEVDYHPRPKDA
- a CDS encoding IS110 family transposase, coding for MPRYFGLDLHKRYVHGYEWQVDQHKGRHFRFPNTEAGWATFVQQLHADDEVALEVTGNAFAVHDLLSPHAGKVLLTNPLELKRLGPGRHTDRKDAERRAKTLALGMMPAVWVPPPAVREVRYLLQYRDRLVRNRRRYRTQAKSVLQRHGLPIPWKVDPRQWLDRDEVNRLPQAERVILLSAIRQLEAVDADLHAVEAEIARQVADQPGVQLLLTITGVGLITAVTIWAYLGDPTRFRTAKQVTRYAGLDASVHQSGEQDHRGRISRNGSKLLRTALVEAAHAVARHDQGPFGEFFHRKQQQIGHHKAVVALARKLLIVAWRMLLTGQPYRAAKPTLVAQKQRRLVEVAQAVTDWDAVAEALWPDSLEDRHRRRRVA
- a CDS encoding bifunctional phosphoglucose/phosphomannose isomerase, whose amino-acid sequence is MPVDLDDLDALRRLDRAGALSLVDDYTRQFREAWGRVEQADLAGIPMPDHVLILGTGGGSATAATLLRTYLYDRSEVPIEICQAYQPPAYLRRTTLVVAVSYSGNTQETLQAYEQAAASGVSAVVITAGGELAARARSYGHPVIHVPGGTPPRMAIGYLFMALLGVFHKLGLAGNTGVELAEQLGELYAVLAEGARRWGTAMPVTDNEAKQLALALRGHIPVVYGLNPNTGAVAERWKRQFGENAKVMAFANLLPDAHHDEAVGWEMERELFGRFFFILLTDDQAPRVLQQRVAATVEVLRERAGGVRVVQARGRGRLARLFSLVHLGDYVSLYLALLRGIDPTPVPMIEHFKAVLSRS
- a CDS encoding PTS sugar transporter subunit IIA, giving the protein MELKDLLAPQLVRLGVRAGDWRQAVMEAGRLLVAGGIAMPRYVEAMIRTVESLGPYMVIAPGIAMPHARPEDGVSRTGLAFVRLDVPVAFGHGANDPVDLVIPLAAVDHDAHVMAMAQLAEQLAKAETLRRVREAKTPDEAWRALTGVEDRTERV